A genomic segment from Pseudomonas sessilinigenes encodes:
- a CDS encoding serralysin family metalloprotease: MSKVKVNDAIDAAEQQLVPLAAASSAYNQINSFSHQYDRGGNLTVNGKPSFSVDQAATQILRDGASYKDLNGNGKIDLTYTFLTSATQATMNKHGIAGFSQFSAQQKAQAVLSMQSWADVANVVFTEKASGGDGHMTFGNYSSGQDGAAAFAYLPGTGAGYDGTSWYLINSSYTPNKTPDLNNYGRQTLTHEIGHTLGLAHPGDYNAGNGNPTYKDATYGQDTRGYSIMSYWSESNTSQNFSKGGVEAYSSGPLIDDIAAIQKLYGANYATRAGDTTYGFNSNTGRDFYSATSSADKLVFSVWDGGGNDTLDFSGFTQNQKINLNETSFSDVGGLIGNVSIAKGVTVENAIGGSGNDLLIGNNVANELKGGAGNDIIYGGGGADKLWGGSGADTFVFGASTDSKPGAADQIMDFVSGQDKIDLTGITKGAGLHFVNAFSGAAGDAILSTSGGVSTLSVDFSGHGVADFLVTTIGQAAVSDIVA; encoded by the coding sequence ATGTCGAAAGTAAAAGTGAATGACGCTATTGATGCAGCTGAACAACAACTGGTGCCTCTGGCCGCAGCAAGTTCGGCGTATAACCAGATCAATAGCTTCAGCCACCAGTATGATCGTGGCGGCAATCTCACGGTCAATGGCAAACCTTCGTTCTCGGTCGACCAGGCAGCTACGCAGATCCTGCGTGACGGTGCTTCCTACAAGGACCTGAACGGCAATGGCAAGATCGATCTGACCTATACCTTCCTGACCTCGGCGACCCAGGCCACCATGAACAAGCATGGTATCGCCGGGTTCAGCCAGTTCAGCGCCCAACAGAAAGCCCAGGCCGTGCTGTCCATGCAGTCCTGGGCCGACGTGGCCAATGTGGTCTTCACCGAGAAGGCTTCCGGTGGTGACGGCCACATGACTTTCGGCAACTACAGCAGCGGCCAGGATGGCGCGGCGGCATTTGCCTATCTGCCGGGCACTGGCGCAGGTTATGACGGTACTTCGTGGTACCTGATCAACAGCAGCTATACCCCGAACAAGACCCCTGACCTGAACAACTATGGCCGTCAGACCCTGACCCATGAGATCGGTCACACCCTGGGCCTGGCCCACCCTGGCGACTACAACGCCGGGAATGGCAACCCGACCTACAAGGATGCCACCTACGGGCAGGACACCCGTGGCTACAGCATCATGAGCTACTGGAGTGAAAGCAATACCAGCCAGAACTTCAGCAAGGGCGGGGTCGAAGCCTATTCGTCCGGTCCGCTGATCGATGATATCGCTGCCATCCAGAAGCTCTACGGTGCCAACTACGCCACCCGTGCCGGTGACACCACCTACGGCTTCAACTCCAACACCGGGCGCGACTTCTACAGCGCGACCTCGTCGGCCGACAAGCTGGTGTTCTCGGTATGGGACGGTGGCGGCAACGACACCCTGGACTTCTCTGGTTTCACCCAGAATCAGAAGATCAACCTCAATGAGACTTCGTTCTCCGATGTTGGTGGCCTGATCGGCAACGTTTCCATTGCCAAGGGTGTGACCGTAGAGAACGCCATCGGCGGTTCGGGCAACGACCTGTTGATCGGTAACAACGTCGCCAACGAGCTCAAGGGTGGTGCCGGCAACGACATCATCTACGGCGGTGGCGGTGCCGATAAACTGTGGGGCGGTTCCGGCGCGGACACTTTCGTGTTCGGTGCCAGCACCGATTCCAAGCCGGGTGCGGCCGACCAGATCATGGATTTCGTCAGTGGCCAGGACAAGATCGATCTGACCGGTATCACCAAGGGTGCGGGCCTGCACTTCGTCAACGCCTTCAGCGGCGCGGCGGGTGATGCGATCCTCAGCACCTCCGGTGGTGTCAGCACCCTGTCGGTGGACTTCTCCGGGCACGGCGTGGCGGACTTCCTGGTCACCACCATCGGCCAGGCAGCAGTCAGCGACATCGTTGCCTGA
- a CDS encoding AprI/Inh family metalloprotease inhibitor, which translates to MTPHTLSRKAAIWLVATLMMFYGAMSMASSLRLADPSELVGHWQLQQEARPGTACTLDLLQNAALGAGADCLSQWVGEAVVGWFPEPDGIAITGREGSKVIFFSRQQEGVYEARLKADELIVLQRAAN; encoded by the coding sequence ATGACCCCACACACCCTGAGTCGCAAGGCGGCCATCTGGCTGGTGGCGACGTTGATGATGTTTTATGGAGCGATGAGCATGGCAAGTAGCCTGCGTTTGGCGGACCCCTCGGAACTGGTTGGGCATTGGCAGCTGCAGCAGGAGGCCCGCCCGGGCACCGCGTGCACCCTGGACTTGTTGCAGAACGCTGCCCTGGGGGCGGGCGCCGACTGCCTGTCGCAATGGGTCGGGGAAGCCGTTGTCGGCTGGTTCCCGGAGCCCGATGGCATCGCCATCACCGGGCGTGAAGGTTCGAAAGTGATTTTCTTCAGCCGCCAGCAAGAGGGGGTGTATGAAGCACGCCTCAAGGCCGACGAGCTGATAGTTCTACAGCGTGCGGCTAATTAA
- a CDS encoding type I secretion system permease/ATPase yields the protein MVKNSHPAPPLFKALGEYKGILISVGCFTALINLLMLVPSIYMLQVYDRVLSSQNETTLAMLSLMVVGFFVFIGLLEVLRSFIVIRIGSQLERRFNLRVYQAAFERNLARGEGHAGQSLGDLTHIRQFLTGPALFAFFDAPWFPIYLLVIFAFNIWLGVMATVGAVMLIGLAYLNEGLTKKPLSEASGFSQQSTQLATSHLHNAETIQAMGMLGALRKRWFGVHSRFLGLQNQASDTGAVISSLSKTLRLCLQSLVLGLGALLVIKGDMTAGMMIAGSILMGRVLSPIDQLIAVWKQWSSAKLAYRRLDALLGEFPPSDTAMSLPAPKGEVSFEQVSAGPPGRRVATLQQVNFSLHAGEVLGVLGASGSGKSTLARVLVGVWPTLAGVVRLDGADIHRWNRDELGPYIGYLPQDIELFTGSIAENIARFRQADPEQVVQAAQLAGVHELILRLPQGYDTVLGDDGSGLSGGQKQRVALARALYGNPSLVVLDEPNSNLDTVGESALAAAIAQLKARGTSVVLVTHRSSVLALADKLLVLNEGRLQAFGPSQEVLKALSGAQQTQAQDAPRERPAAAAPGGLSMSRQYQAPTRNQGA from the coding sequence ATGGTGAAGAACTCTCATCCTGCACCTCCACTGTTCAAGGCACTGGGCGAATATAAAGGCATCTTGATCAGCGTCGGTTGTTTTACCGCGTTGATTAACTTGCTAATGCTGGTTCCTTCTATCTATATGCTGCAAGTGTATGACCGGGTGCTGTCTTCGCAGAACGAAACCACCCTGGCGATGCTGTCGCTGATGGTGGTGGGGTTCTTCGTGTTCATCGGCCTGCTGGAGGTGCTGCGCAGCTTTATCGTGATCCGCATCGGCAGCCAATTGGAGCGACGCTTCAACCTGCGGGTCTACCAGGCTGCGTTCGAGCGTAACCTGGCCCGGGGCGAAGGCCATGCCGGGCAGTCCCTGGGCGATCTGACCCATATCCGCCAGTTCCTCACCGGGCCGGCGTTGTTCGCCTTCTTCGATGCGCCCTGGTTTCCCATCTATCTGCTGGTGATCTTTGCCTTCAATATCTGGCTGGGCGTCATGGCCACGGTGGGCGCGGTGATGCTGATCGGCCTGGCCTACCTGAATGAGGGCTTGACCAAGAAGCCCCTGAGCGAAGCCAGCGGTTTTTCGCAGCAGTCCACGCAACTGGCCACCAGTCATTTGCACAACGCCGAGACTATCCAGGCCATGGGCATGCTGGGCGCCTTGCGCAAGCGTTGGTTTGGCGTGCATTCGCGTTTTCTCGGCCTGCAGAACCAGGCCAGCGATACCGGCGCGGTGATCAGCTCCCTGAGCAAGACCTTGCGCCTGTGCCTGCAATCCTTGGTGCTGGGCCTGGGGGCCTTGCTGGTGATCAAGGGCGACATGACCGCCGGGATGATGATCGCCGGATCGATTCTCATGGGCCGGGTGCTGAGCCCTATCGACCAGTTGATCGCCGTCTGGAAGCAATGGAGCTCGGCCAAGCTGGCCTACCGCCGCCTGGATGCGCTGCTGGGCGAGTTCCCTCCCAGCGACACCGCCATGTCGCTGCCAGCCCCCAAGGGCGAGGTCAGTTTCGAACAGGTCAGTGCCGGCCCTCCCGGGCGCCGGGTCGCGACCCTGCAGCAAGTCAATTTCAGCCTCCATGCCGGCGAGGTACTGGGGGTGCTGGGAGCCTCGGGTTCCGGCAAGTCGACCCTGGCCCGGGTGCTGGTCGGCGTGTGGCCAACCCTGGCTGGCGTAGTGCGCCTGGACGGCGCTGACATCCACCGCTGGAACCGTGATGAGTTGGGCCCCTACATCGGCTACCTGCCTCAGGATATCGAGCTGTTCACCGGCAGCATTGCCGAGAACATCGCGCGTTTTCGCCAGGCCGACCCGGAGCAGGTGGTCCAGGCTGCGCAACTGGCAGGCGTGCACGAGCTGATCTTGCGCCTGCCCCAGGGCTACGACACGGTGCTGGGGGATGACGGCAGCGGCCTGTCCGGCGGTCAGAAGCAGCGGGTGGCCCTGGCTCGGGCCCTGTACGGCAACCCCAGCCTGGTGGTACTCGACGAACCCAACTCGAATCTCGACACCGTTGGTGAAAGTGCCCTGGCGGCAGCAATCGCCCAGCTCAAGGCCCGGGGTACCAGCGTGGTGCTGGTGACCCACCGCTCTTCGGTACTGGCCCTGGCCGACAAGCTGCTGGTGCTCAACGAAGGTCGATTGCAAGCCTTCGGCCCCAGCCAGGAAGTACTCAAGGCACTGTCCGGCGCGCAACAGACCCAGGCCCAGGATGCGCCTCGGGAGCGACCCGCGGCAGCAGCTCCCGGCGGCTTGAGCATGAGCCGCCAGTATCAGGCCCCTACGCGCAATCAAGGCGCATGA
- a CDS encoding HlyD family type I secretion periplasmic adaptor subunit, which produces MMIEQDYAPERVERDAGFFVRMGWLLALAGAGSFFAWAALAPLDQGIPVQGTVVVSGKRKAVQSMSSGVVSRILVREGESVKQGQPLFRLDQTQVAADVQSLQAQYRMAMASLARWRSERDGLKQVDFPASLTNSDDPRLALVLEGQRQLFSSRREAFLREQAAIRANIEGATAQLAGMRRARSDLGSQAESLRQQLGNLQPLADNGYIPRNRLLEYQRQLSQVQQELAQNTGESGRVEQGILESRLKLQQHGEEYQKEVRSQLAEAQLKTQTLEQQLTSAGFDLQHSEIIATADGIAVNLGVHTEGAVVRQGDTLLEIVPQGTHLEVEGRLPVNLVDKVGSQLPVDILFTAFNQSRTPRVSGEVSLVSADQMIDERTGMPYYVLRSSVSDQAMEKLNGLVIKPGMPAEMFVRTGERSLLNYLFKPLLDRAGSALTEE; this is translated from the coding sequence ATGATGATCGAACAGGACTACGCGCCGGAGCGGGTCGAACGCGATGCCGGGTTTTTTGTGCGCATGGGTTGGCTCCTGGCATTGGCAGGGGCTGGCAGCTTCTTCGCATGGGCGGCCCTGGCGCCCCTGGACCAGGGGATACCGGTGCAAGGCACCGTGGTGGTGTCGGGCAAGCGCAAGGCCGTGCAGTCCATGAGCAGCGGCGTGGTCAGCCGCATCCTGGTACGTGAAGGCGAAAGCGTGAAGCAGGGCCAGCCGCTGTTCCGCCTGGACCAGACCCAGGTAGCGGCGGATGTGCAATCGCTGCAAGCCCAGTACCGCATGGCCATGGCCAGCCTGGCGCGCTGGCGCAGCGAGCGCGACGGCCTCAAGCAGGTGGATTTTCCCGCGTCATTGACAAACAGCGACGATCCGCGCCTGGCCCTGGTGCTCGAGGGCCAGCGGCAGTTGTTCAGCAGCCGGCGCGAGGCCTTTTTGCGCGAGCAAGCGGCAATCCGCGCCAATATAGAGGGCGCTACCGCGCAACTGGCCGGCATGCGCCGGGCCCGCAGCGACCTGGGCAGCCAGGCCGAGTCCCTGCGCCAGCAACTGGGCAACCTGCAACCCTTGGCCGACAACGGCTACATTCCCCGCAACCGCCTGCTGGAATACCAGCGCCAGCTGTCCCAGGTTCAACAGGAACTGGCGCAGAACACCGGTGAGAGCGGGCGAGTGGAGCAGGGCATCCTCGAGTCCCGGCTCAAGCTGCAGCAGCATGGCGAGGAATACCAGAAGGAGGTACGCAGCCAACTGGCGGAAGCCCAGCTCAAGACCCAGACCCTGGAGCAGCAATTGACTTCCGCCGGGTTCGACTTGCAGCACAGCGAGATCATCGCTACCGCCGACGGCATTGCAGTCAACCTCGGGGTCCATACCGAGGGCGCGGTGGTGCGCCAGGGCGACACGCTGCTGGAGATCGTGCCCCAGGGCACGCACCTGGAAGTGGAAGGGCGCCTGCCGGTGAACCTGGTGGACAAGGTCGGCAGCCAGTTGCCCGTCGATATTCTCTTTACCGCGTTCAACCAGAGTCGCACACCCCGGGTCTCCGGCGAGGTCAGCCTGGTGTCCGCCGACCAGATGATCGACGAGCGTACCGGCATGCCGTACTACGTGCTGCGCAGCAGCGTCAGCGACCAGGCCATGGAGAAGCTCAACGGGCTGGTGATCAAGCCCGGTATGCCGGCGGAGATGTTCGTTCGCACCGGTGAGCGTTCGTTGCTCAACTACCTGTTCAAGCCCCTGCTCGACCGGGCTGGCTCTGCACTGACCGAAGAATAA